A single region of the Hyalangium gracile genome encodes:
- a CDS encoding CheR family methyltransferase, whose protein sequence is MTAEEFRLLRDHVYSHCGILVREDMKFVMERRLWPRLEALGLRDFSGYHRYLRYDAQRRVELEAAVEALTTHETYFFREPNQLKAFTDEILPVLQQRNASSRRLRIWSAGCSTGEEAYTIAMLLQQSRRFENWDVEVYGTDISRRVLATARRAEYGPSALRATPPEHVSRFFVPLGGNKVKVRDDVRAWVSFGQLNLLDAEACQLVAQMDVVFCRNVMIYFDLPARRRVLQVFHERLVPGGYLMLGHSENLLNLGADFELVHLRGDLAYRKPEPPPRGLR, encoded by the coding sequence ATGACCGCGGAGGAGTTCCGTCTCCTGCGCGATCACGTCTACTCCCACTGCGGCATCCTCGTGCGCGAGGACATGAAGTTCGTCATGGAGCGCAGGCTGTGGCCCCGGCTCGAGGCGCTGGGCCTGCGCGACTTCAGCGGCTACCACCGCTACCTGCGCTACGACGCCCAGCGCCGCGTGGAGCTGGAGGCCGCCGTCGAGGCGCTCACCACGCACGAGACGTACTTCTTCCGCGAGCCGAACCAGCTCAAGGCCTTCACCGACGAGATCCTCCCCGTGCTCCAGCAGCGCAACGCCTCGTCCCGGAGGCTGCGCATCTGGTCCGCCGGGTGCTCCACTGGCGAGGAGGCCTACACCATCGCCATGCTCCTGCAGCAGAGCCGCCGCTTCGAGAACTGGGACGTGGAGGTCTACGGCACGGACATCTCCCGCCGGGTGCTGGCCACGGCGCGCCGGGCCGAGTACGGCCCCTCCGCCCTGCGAGCGACGCCTCCGGAGCACGTGTCCCGCTTCTTCGTCCCGCTGGGCGGCAACAAGGTCAAGGTGCGCGACGACGTGCGCGCCTGGGTGTCCTTCGGGCAGCTCAACCTGCTGGACGCGGAGGCCTGCCAGCTCGTCGCGCAGATGGACGTCGTCTTCTGCCGCAACGTGATGATCTATTTCGACCTGCCCGCGCGCCGACGCGTGCTCCAGGTCTTCCACGAGCGGCTCGTCCCCGGCGGGTACCTGATGCTGGGGCACTCGGAGAACCTGCTCAACCTGGGCGCGGACTTCGAGCTGGTGCACCTGCGCGGAGATCTGGCGTACCGCAAGCCGGAGCCGCCGCCGAGGGGGCTGCGATGA
- the cheB gene encoding chemotaxis-specific protein-glutamate methyltransferase CheB, with amino-acid sequence MSGRPPTTVLVIDDSAHNRRTLKHLLESEPDVRVLDWAADGEEGLRKVVDLRPDVVTVDLEMPRMGGYTFLRLLRTTAPTPAIVISSHSHTADVFKALELGAFDFIARPAKASAAALEILRVELLEKVRAARLVRRGGAARRAPGRVVREVVDPQEEHPFIIAVAASTGGPPAVQRLLEALAAEPTPCVLICQHMPSQFTKAFAERLDRIGPFHVAEAKEGDRITPGQVYIAPGGRHMQLVEREGRLVLKTPEMTPKDRYVPSADQLFESVAKTLGDRALAVVLTGMGSDGAAGAREVHKAGGEVWAESEETAVVFGMPQEAISTGVVKRVLPLGEIGPALVSLARRRR; translated from the coding sequence ATGAGCGGGCGTCCTCCCACCACGGTGCTCGTCATCGACGACTCGGCCCACAACCGGCGCACGCTGAAGCACCTGCTGGAGTCCGAGCCGGACGTGCGGGTGCTCGACTGGGCGGCGGACGGCGAGGAGGGGCTGCGCAAGGTGGTGGACCTGCGCCCGGACGTGGTGACGGTGGACCTGGAGATGCCCCGCATGGGCGGGTACACCTTCCTGCGGCTGCTGCGCACCACCGCGCCCACGCCGGCCATCGTCATCTCCAGCCACTCGCACACCGCGGACGTCTTCAAGGCGCTGGAGCTGGGGGCGTTCGACTTCATCGCCCGGCCGGCGAAGGCCTCGGCGGCGGCGCTGGAGATCCTCCGCGTGGAGCTGCTGGAGAAGGTCCGCGCGGCGCGGCTCGTGCGGCGGGGCGGGGCGGCGCGGCGGGCGCCCGGGCGGGTGGTGCGCGAGGTGGTGGATCCTCAAGAGGAGCACCCCTTCATCATCGCGGTGGCCGCGTCCACGGGCGGGCCACCGGCGGTGCAGCGGCTGCTGGAGGCGCTGGCGGCGGAGCCCACTCCCTGCGTGCTCATCTGCCAGCACATGCCGTCCCAGTTCACCAAGGCGTTCGCGGAGCGGCTGGATCGCATCGGGCCCTTCCACGTGGCCGAGGCCAAGGAGGGGGACCGCATCACCCCGGGCCAGGTCTACATCGCGCCGGGCGGCCGCCACATGCAGCTCGTCGAGCGGGAGGGACGGCTGGTGCTGAAGACGCCGGAGATGACGCCGAAGGACCGCTACGTCCCGTCGGCGGACCAGCTCTTCGAGAGCGTGGCGAAGACGCTGGGAGACCGGGCCCTGGCGGTGGTGCTCACGGGCATGGGCTCGGACGGAGCGGCCGGCGCGCGCGAGGTGCACAAGGCCGGCGGCGAGGTGTGGGCCGAGTCCGAGGAGACGGCCGTCGTCTTCGGCATGCCGCAGGAGGCGATTTCTACCGGCGTGGTGAAGCGGGTGCTGCCGCTGGGGGAGATCGGTCCGGCCCTGGTCTCCCTGGCTCGGCGTCGGCGGTGA
- a CDS encoding response regulator, giving the protein MTQIRALVVDDSQAMRRSIMYALQRLGGVVCVEAGDGADGLKKFTQGQFDLVLTDINMPLMDGLKLISHIRQAPEHRDIPIVVITTEGAAADRDRAMALGASAYLVKPVQARVVLETVKGLLNLH; this is encoded by the coding sequence ATGACGCAGATCCGGGCGCTGGTGGTAGACGACTCCCAGGCCATGCGGCGCAGCATCATGTATGCATTGCAGCGGCTCGGTGGAGTCGTGTGTGTCGAGGCCGGTGACGGGGCCGACGGGCTCAAGAAGTTCACCCAGGGACAGTTCGACCTGGTGCTCACCGACATCAACATGCCGCTGATGGATGGCCTGAAGCTCATCAGCCACATCCGGCAGGCGCCGGAGCACCGGGACATCCCCATCGTCGTCATCACCACCGAGGGCGCGGCGGCGGATCGCGATCGCGCCATGGCGCTCGGGGCGAGCGCGTACCTGGTCAAGCCGGTACAGGCCAGGGTGGTGCTCGAGACGGTGAAGGGGCTGCTCAACCTGCACTGA
- a CDS encoding ABC transporter ATP-binding protein: MTTDAGPAMAPPEAPVLEVAGLEKAYGALKAVQGLTFQVAPGEVLGLVGPNGAGKTSTLRCLAGILPVSSGRVAVAGHDVAVEPVKAKQALAFLPDEPRLFEYLTVWEHLNFVARLYGVEGWEEKGRALLAEMELESKEKALPGELSRGMKQKLSIACGFLHEPKLILLDEPLTGLDPIGIRRMKASLRRRSEQGAALVLSSHLLPLVEELCHRILVIAGGRAVALGTLEEIRSRMSGMDAGSASLEELFVRITSAEGGERPEPPAS, encoded by the coding sequence ATGACAACCGACGCGGGCCCGGCCATGGCTCCGCCCGAGGCGCCCGTGCTGGAGGTGGCGGGGCTGGAGAAGGCCTACGGCGCGCTGAAGGCCGTGCAGGGGCTCACCTTCCAGGTGGCGCCCGGAGAGGTGCTGGGGCTGGTGGGGCCCAACGGGGCGGGGAAGACGTCCACGCTGCGGTGCCTCGCGGGCATCCTGCCCGTGTCCTCCGGGCGGGTGGCGGTGGCCGGGCACGACGTGGCGGTGGAGCCGGTGAAGGCCAAGCAGGCGCTGGCGTTCCTGCCGGACGAGCCGCGCCTCTTCGAGTACCTCACCGTCTGGGAGCACCTGAACTTCGTCGCCCGGCTCTACGGCGTGGAGGGCTGGGAGGAGAAGGGGCGGGCGCTGCTGGCGGAGATGGAGCTGGAGAGCAAGGAGAAGGCGCTGCCGGGAGAGCTCTCGCGGGGCATGAAGCAGAAGCTGTCCATCGCCTGCGGCTTCCTGCATGAGCCCAAGCTCATCCTGCTCGACGAGCCGCTCACGGGGTTGGATCCCATCGGCATCCGCCGGATGAAGGCGTCGCTGCGCAGGCGGTCGGAGCAGGGGGCGGCGCTGGTGCTCTCCTCGCACCTGCTGCCGCTGGTGGAGGAGCTGTGCCACCGCATCCTCGTCATCGCCGGAGGGCGCGCGGTGGCGCTGGGGACGCTGGAGGAGATCCGCTCGCGGATGAGCGGCATGGATGCGGGCAGCGCCTCCCTGGAGGAGCTCTTCGTGCGCATCACCAGCGCGGAGGGAGGGGAGCGCCCGGAGCCTCCGGCCTCATGA
- a CDS encoding putative ABC exporter domain-containing protein encodes MSFPSAVTFLWWASLRNRVRKQLQRLRQPKYLVGLVVGGAYLYAVFFRRLSLRSSGDSLPEGARAMAELGLAGMLLMSLAAAWALGQDRPALTFTETEVQQLFSAPVSRRSLLHYKLARGLFGAAVSALFSTLFVFRTISPEPVLFFLGATLVFGTVNLHFTAASFVRTRLARLGWLGTALRWTVLVGLAAALGLSVYAALQAHPFPAGAVKPGRVEAWVLSLLEQPTLRLALWPARTLVALPMADSPAAFLRALPLALGLFALHYLWVSVLIVPFEEAVVARAETLARQRGQRLARVGHIVMRRPFFRLTSLGRPEVALLWKNLTAARRMGGMEVVLVLALLGLAYPAGAALFAPESVTMARQVMAILYASFAGMMSVFGPSSVRADLRMDLPKLDMLRAMPLTGRQVVAAEVLAPGLLLGAIQVGLIILSVAMAVGAPGPFEPELWVACGLGLVPLLPMLGMGGLFVQNAAVVLFPAWLPADGERARGIEALGQRLLTLAGALVVVIGGLIPAGFVALLVGFALYGLLGVWAIPIAGLTAAAGLALEVALGVVTLGRAFDRMDVSSEGPGAP; translated from the coding sequence ATGAGCTTCCCGAGCGCGGTGACGTTCCTGTGGTGGGCCTCGCTGCGCAACCGGGTGCGCAAGCAGTTGCAGCGCCTGCGCCAGCCGAAGTACCTGGTGGGCCTGGTGGTGGGCGGGGCCTACCTGTACGCCGTCTTCTTCCGGAGGCTGAGCCTGCGCAGCTCCGGCGACTCGCTCCCGGAGGGGGCGCGGGCGATGGCCGAGCTGGGGCTGGCCGGCATGCTGCTCATGTCGCTGGCCGCGGCGTGGGCGCTGGGGCAGGACCGACCGGCGCTCACCTTCACGGAGACGGAGGTGCAGCAGCTGTTCTCCGCGCCCGTCAGCCGGCGCTCGCTCCTGCACTACAAGCTGGCGCGCGGGCTGTTCGGGGCGGCGGTGTCCGCCCTGTTCAGCACGCTCTTCGTCTTCCGGACCATCAGCCCCGAGCCCGTGCTCTTCTTCCTGGGCGCCACGCTGGTGTTCGGCACGGTGAACCTGCACTTCACCGCGGCCTCGTTCGTGCGCACGCGGCTGGCCCGGCTGGGGTGGCTCGGGACGGCGCTGCGGTGGACGGTGCTGGTGGGGCTGGCGGCGGCCCTGGGCCTGTCGGTGTATGCGGCGCTCCAGGCGCACCCCTTTCCCGCGGGGGCGGTGAAGCCGGGGCGCGTGGAGGCGTGGGTCCTCTCGCTGCTGGAGCAGCCCACGCTGCGCCTGGCGCTGTGGCCCGCGCGCACCCTGGTGGCGCTGCCCATGGCGGACAGCCCGGCGGCCTTCCTCCGGGCGCTGCCCCTGGCGCTGGGGCTGTTCGCGCTCCACTACCTCTGGGTGTCCGTCCTGATCGTCCCCTTCGAGGAGGCGGTGGTGGCCCGGGCGGAGACGCTGGCCCGTCAGCGCGGGCAGCGGCTGGCGCGGGTAGGGCACATCGTCATGCGCAGGCCGTTCTTCCGGCTCACGTCGCTCGGCCGACCCGAGGTGGCGCTGCTGTGGAAGAACCTCACCGCGGCCCGGCGGATGGGGGGGATGGAGGTGGTGCTCGTCCTGGCCCTGCTCGGGCTGGCCTATCCGGCGGGCGCGGCCCTGTTCGCCCCCGAGTCCGTCACCATGGCGCGGCAGGTGATGGCGATCCTCTACGCGTCCTTCGCGGGGATGATGTCGGTGTTCGGTCCGTCCTCGGTGCGCGCGGATCTGCGCATGGACCTGCCCAAGCTGGACATGCTGCGGGCGATGCCCTTGACGGGGCGGCAGGTGGTGGCGGCCGAGGTGCTCGCGCCGGGGCTGCTGCTGGGGGCCATCCAGGTGGGGCTCATCATCCTGTCCGTGGCAATGGCGGTGGGGGCGCCGGGGCCGTTCGAGCCCGAGCTCTGGGTGGCCTGCGGGCTGGGGCTCGTGCCGCTGCTGCCGATGCTGGGAATGGGAGGCCTGTTCGTCCAGAACGCCGCGGTGGTGCTCTTCCCCGCGTGGCTGCCGGCGGATGGCGAGCGGGCCAGAGGCATCGAGGCGCTGGGCCAGCGGCTGCTGACGCTGGCCGGGGCGCTGGTGGTGGTGATCGGCGGGCTGATTCCCGCGGGCTTCGTGGCGCTGCTGGTGGGCTTCGCGCTCTACGGCCTGCTGGGCGTGTGGGCGATCCCGATCGCCGGGCTCACGGCGGCGGCGGGGCTGGCCTTGGAGGTGGCGCTGGGGGTGGTGACCCTGGGCCGTGCCTTCGACCGGATGGACGTGTCCAGCGAGGGCCCGGGGGCTCCATAG
- a CDS encoding ArsR/SmtB family transcription factor, with protein MPTATTQTQLDHTLLALADPTRRAILHRLTQGEARVTELAEPFEISLNAVSKHIRLLERAHLVRRRKAGREHFLSFNPEPLDAATAWIEEQRTLWNYRLEALDALLRAEDEAASADAVKKGRKR; from the coding sequence ATGCCGACCGCGACGACACAGACCCAGCTCGACCACACCCTCCTGGCGCTGGCCGACCCGACGAGGCGCGCCATCCTCCACCGGCTCACCCAGGGGGAGGCGCGCGTGACGGAGCTCGCGGAGCCGTTCGAGATCTCCCTCAACGCCGTCTCGAAGCACATCCGGCTGCTCGAGCGGGCCCACCTGGTGCGCCGCCGCAAGGCGGGCCGTGAGCACTTCCTGTCGTTCAACCCGGAGCCCCTCGACGCGGCCACCGCGTGGATCGAGGAGCAGCGCACGCTGTGGAACTACCGGCTGGAGGCCCTCGACGCCCTGCTGCGCGCCGAGGACGAGGCCGCCTCCGCCGATGCCGTGAAGAAAGGACGAAAGCGATGA
- a CDS encoding SRPBCC family protein — MSTEKKVTVRVTRRFEASAERVFNAWLEPERARKFLFATPTGQMVRADIDARVGGSFCFVDRRSGEDVEHVGTYLEIDRPRRLVFTFGVPKYSSDNTRVTVEIVPRGTGCELTLVHEGVLTDYVSQTEAGWGKILGGLEATLSGMDVAAEARA; from the coding sequence ATGAGCACCGAGAAGAAGGTCACCGTACGCGTCACCCGCCGCTTCGAGGCCTCCGCCGAGCGGGTCTTCAATGCCTGGCTCGAGCCGGAGCGGGCCCGGAAGTTCCTCTTCGCCACCCCCACCGGGCAGATGGTGCGCGCGGACATCGATGCGCGCGTGGGAGGCTCCTTCTGTTTCGTCGATCGGCGGAGCGGCGAGGACGTCGAGCACGTCGGGACGTACCTCGAGATCGATCGGCCCCGGCGCCTCGTCTTCACCTTTGGCGTGCCGAAGTACTCGTCCGACAACACCCGCGTCACCGTGGAGATCGTCCCGCGAGGAACCGGCTGCGAGCTCACCCTGGTCCACGAGGGCGTGCTGACCGACTACGTGAGCCAGACCGAGGCCGGCTGGGGCAAGATCCTCGGCGGTCTCGAGGCGACGCTCTCTGGCATGGACGTGGCCGCCGAGGCCCGTGCCTGA
- a CDS encoding ATP-binding protein, translating into MNELSRPPSEEAQLRALLAAMEAANQGDFTHRLPVYGTHPLVDQLAQAFNAGVALQATLAAEVSRVARELGREGRLGLQARLPGASGAWKELTDSVNLLADSLTVQVRDMTRVATAVANGDLNHKLNLDVRGEALVLKTTVNTMVDKLTEFAEEVSRVAKEVGAEGVRGSLAEEKGMTGVWKDLSDNVTVAEQLALASRHKSEFLANMSHELRTPLNSLLILAKVLSENKERRLSQREVEYARTIHASGTDLLHLVNEILDLSKVEAGKMRVLPGNVSLAEVKQFIERSFGPMAEKKGLGFSVSLDASTPDSLHTDPQRLLQVLKNLLSNAFKFTGSGRVDLRVTLADGRRTRFTSEALQRAERVLAFSVRDTGIGIPEDKQKLIFEAFQQADSTTSREYGGTGLGLSISLAMTRLLGGELHVESQPGQGSTFTLYLPEHYSRTEDGASADAPMLTTAHVPGQDILAGPPAPSLQPPAPLRPGSSLVGLKVLIVDDDIRNVFALTSALEGKGIEVLHAENGKVGLELLRSRPEVDAVLMDMVMPELDGYATLRAIRQDSRFATLPIIAVTAQALPEDRDKCLAAGASDYLAKPTDTDQLLELLRRWCR; encoded by the coding sequence ATGAACGAGCTGTCGCGGCCCCCCAGCGAGGAGGCGCAGCTGCGAGCGCTCCTCGCCGCGATGGAGGCAGCCAACCAGGGTGACTTCACCCACCGCCTCCCCGTGTATGGCACCCACCCGCTGGTGGATCAGCTGGCGCAGGCGTTCAACGCTGGCGTCGCCCTCCAAGCCACGCTGGCCGCGGAGGTGAGCCGCGTGGCCCGGGAGCTCGGTCGGGAGGGCCGGCTGGGGCTCCAGGCCCGGCTGCCCGGAGCTTCCGGCGCGTGGAAGGAGCTCACCGACAGCGTGAACCTGCTGGCCGACAGCCTCACCGTGCAGGTGCGCGACATGACGCGGGTGGCCACCGCCGTCGCGAACGGAGACCTGAACCACAAGCTCAACCTGGACGTGCGCGGCGAGGCGCTGGTGCTGAAGACCACCGTCAACACGATGGTGGACAAGCTCACCGAGTTCGCCGAGGAGGTGAGCCGCGTCGCCAAGGAGGTGGGCGCGGAGGGCGTGCGCGGCAGCCTGGCCGAAGAGAAGGGCATGACGGGCGTCTGGAAGGATCTCTCCGACAACGTGACCGTCGCGGAGCAGCTGGCGCTCGCCAGCCGCCACAAGAGCGAGTTCCTGGCCAACATGAGCCACGAGCTGCGCACGCCGCTCAACAGCCTGCTCATCCTCGCGAAGGTGCTCTCGGAGAACAAGGAGCGCCGCCTCAGCCAGCGCGAGGTGGAGTACGCGAGGACGATCCACGCCTCGGGCACGGACCTGCTCCACCTGGTCAACGAGATCCTCGACCTGTCCAAGGTGGAGGCCGGCAAGATGCGCGTGCTGCCGGGCAACGTCTCCCTGGCCGAGGTGAAGCAGTTCATCGAGCGCAGCTTCGGGCCCATGGCGGAGAAGAAGGGCCTGGGCTTCTCGGTGAGCCTCGACGCGAGCACGCCCGACAGCCTCCACACCGATCCGCAGCGGCTGCTGCAGGTGCTCAAGAACCTGCTCTCCAACGCCTTCAAGTTCACCGGCAGCGGCCGCGTGGACCTGCGCGTCACCCTGGCGGACGGCCGGCGCACGCGCTTCACCAGCGAGGCGCTCCAGCGCGCCGAGCGCGTGCTCGCCTTCAGCGTGAGAGACACCGGCATCGGCATCCCCGAGGACAAGCAGAAGCTCATCTTCGAGGCCTTCCAGCAGGCCGACAGCACCACCAGCCGCGAGTACGGCGGCACCGGCCTGGGGCTCTCCATCAGCCTGGCGATGACGCGCCTGCTGGGCGGAGAGCTGCACGTGGAGAGCCAGCCAGGCCAGGGCAGCACCTTCACCCTCTATCTCCCCGAGCACTACAGCCGCACGGAGGACGGCGCCTCCGCGGACGCGCCCATGCTGACGACTGCCCACGTGCCGGGACAGGACATCCTGGCCGGGCCCCCGGCACCGAGCCTCCAGCCGCCCGCGCCCCTCCGGCCGGGCTCCAGCCTCGTCGGGCTCAAGGTGCTCATCGTGGATGACGACATCCGCAACGTCTTCGCGCTCACCAGCGCCCTGGAGGGAAAAGGGATCGAGGTGCTGCACGCGGAGAACGGCAAGGTGGGCCTCGAGCTCCTCCGCTCCCGCCCCGAGGTGGATGCCGTCCTCATGGACATGGTGATGCCGGAGCTGGATGGCTACGCGACGCTGCGGGCCATCCGTCAGGACTCGCGCTTCGCCACCCTGCCCATCATCGCCGTCACCGCCCAGGCGCTGCCGGAAGACCGAGACAAGTGCCTGGCCGCCGGGGCCAGCGACTACCTGGCCAAGCCGACGGACACCGACCAGCTCCTCGAGCTGCTGCGCCGCTGGTGCCGCTAG
- the infC gene encoding translation initiation factor IF-3 — MIREQRSNRGGSRDQRTNRRIRAREVRVVGPDGAQLGVMPLEAALDRARNEGLDLVEISPMASPPVCKIMDYGKFKYEEKKKASESKRAQLTVQLKEVKLRPKTDEHDYEFKVRNMRRFLEEGNKAKVVIQFRGREITHREQGTAILDDVAKDLKEVGVVEQPPRMEGRMMFMIVAPTAKVAQRAREQARQAALSAKKPAAPADKPAAPERDSEPEETPQEEPSAAP, encoded by the coding sequence ATCATTCGCGAACAGAGAAGCAACCGCGGCGGCAGCCGCGACCAAAGGACCAACCGCCGTATCCGCGCCCGCGAGGTCCGCGTCGTGGGACCCGATGGCGCGCAGCTCGGAGTCATGCCCCTGGAGGCAGCGCTCGACCGAGCCCGCAACGAGGGACTCGATCTGGTCGAGATCAGCCCCATGGCCAGTCCACCGGTCTGCAAGATCATGGACTACGGCAAGTTCAAGTACGAGGAGAAGAAGAAGGCCTCGGAATCGAAGCGGGCCCAGCTCACCGTCCAGCTCAAGGAGGTGAAGCTCCGCCCGAAGACGGACGAGCACGACTACGAGTTCAAGGTCCGCAACATGCGCCGGTTCCTGGAGGAAGGGAACAAGGCCAAGGTCGTCATCCAGTTCCGCGGGCGTGAGATCACCCACCGCGAGCAGGGCACCGCCATCCTGGATGACGTGGCGAAGGACCTGAAGGAAGTCGGCGTGGTGGAACAGCCGCCCCGGATGGAAGGGCGCATGATGTTCATGATCGTCGCGCCCACGGCCAAGGTCGCCCAGCGGGCACGCGAGCAGGCGCGGCAGGCCGCGCTGAGCGCCAAGAAGCCCGCGGCTCCCGCCGACAAGCCCGCGGCTCCCGAGCGCGACTCCGAGCCCGAGGAGACCCCGCAGGAGGAGCCCTCCGCGGCTCCGTGA
- a CDS encoding RluA family pseudouridine synthase: MFGVLVVAAPDGRVGYLCGFSGMLDERWHVDGFAPPLFDPVARDAFWPAGQAELYALAARHAELVDGAEAVALRTRLAELTERQAAATAELRARHEENRRLRQAARRRLTEGTLGEEERRAALHALGQESRADSEARRRQDAAHHQERESLAEAQRELTARRTELERLRAGLSRQLWRQIAASYVIPNARGETRTLEVMFAPEPPPGGAGDCAAPKLLAQAYHHRLKPLALAEFWWGAPPLTGDRHAGEYYPACQSKCGAVLPYMLEGLSVDPAPASAATPGPEDELRVVYEDAWLLVVDKPCGLLSVPGRHEPRRDSVLVRLQSRSAAHSGPLILHPLEAETSGLLLVAKDLETHAALHQQFGRSEADKRYVAWLDGHVTGDQGLIELPLRADPEQRPRHLVDPLHGKRALTEWHVLRRTDARTRVSLIPRTDRTHQLRVHTAHPLGLGAPLVGDRLYGRDDARLLLHAEAVTFTHPRSGERIHLESPPPF; encoded by the coding sequence ATGTTCGGGGTGCTGGTCGTCGCGGCGCCCGATGGCCGCGTGGGCTACCTCTGCGGGTTCTCGGGCATGCTCGACGAGCGCTGGCACGTGGACGGGTTCGCGCCGCCCCTCTTCGATCCGGTGGCGCGGGATGCGTTCTGGCCCGCGGGCCAGGCCGAGCTGTATGCGCTCGCCGCCCGCCATGCCGAGCTGGTGGATGGAGCCGAGGCCGTCGCGCTGCGCACGCGCCTGGCGGAGCTGACCGAGCGTCAGGCCGCGGCCACGGCCGAGCTGCGCGCGCGCCATGAGGAGAACCGCCGCCTCCGGCAGGCCGCACGCCGGCGGCTGACCGAGGGCACGCTCGGAGAGGAGGAGCGACGCGCGGCGCTCCACGCGCTCGGCCAGGAGAGCCGCGCCGACAGCGAGGCGCGCCGACGACAGGACGCGGCGCACCACCAGGAGCGAGAGAGCCTGGCGGAGGCCCAGAGGGAGCTCACCGCACGCCGCACCGAGCTGGAGCGCCTGCGCGCTGGGCTCTCGCGGCAGCTCTGGCGACAGATCGCCGCCAGCTACGTGATTCCGAATGCGCGCGGTGAAACGCGGACCCTGGAAGTGATGTTCGCCCCCGAGCCTCCCCCAGGCGGCGCGGGGGACTGCGCCGCGCCGAAGCTCCTCGCCCAGGCCTACCACCATCGCCTGAAGCCCCTCGCGCTCGCCGAGTTCTGGTGGGGAGCGCCACCCCTGACGGGCGATCGGCACGCGGGCGAGTACTACCCGGCGTGCCAGAGCAAGTGCGGCGCGGTCCTCCCGTACATGCTCGAAGGCCTGTCCGTGGACCCGGCCCCAGCCTCCGCCGCCACACCGGGCCCGGAGGATGAGCTGCGTGTCGTGTACGAGGACGCGTGGCTGCTCGTCGTCGACAAGCCCTGTGGCCTGCTGTCAGTCCCCGGCCGTCACGAGCCGCGGCGAGACTCGGTGCTCGTCCGGCTCCAGAGCCGCTCCGCCGCGCACTCCGGGCCGCTCATCCTCCATCCGCTCGAGGCGGAGACCTCCGGGCTCCTCCTCGTCGCCAAGGACCTGGAGACGCACGCCGCGCTCCACCAGCAGTTCGGCCGGAGCGAGGCCGACAAGCGCTACGTCGCCTGGCTCGACGGCCACGTCACGGGAGACCAGGGGCTCATCGAGCTGCCGCTCCGAGCCGACCCCGAGCAGCGTCCCCGCCACCTCGTCGATCCCCTGCACGGCAAGCGCGCCCTCACCGAGTGGCATGTCCTGCGGCGAACCGACGCGAGGACCCGGGTGTCGCTCATTCCCCGCACCGATCGGACGCACCAGCTCCGCGTCCACACCGCGCACCCACTCGGCCTGGGCGCCCCGCTCGTCGGCGACCGACTGTACGGCCGGGACGACGCTCGCCTGCTGCTCCACGCCGAGGCCGTGACTTTCACACACCCCCGCTCGGGCGAGCGCATCCACCTGGAGAGCCCACCGCCCTTCTGA